A stretch of DNA from Candidatus Binatia bacterium:
ACCCGCTGCCGCCGATCACCAGCACCAAACGGGCGACGGTGGCCATCAGACCTGCGAACCACTGCGTTCCGGCTCGGCCAGCTCTGCCGCCACCGCGTCGAGATCCGCTCGTACCATCAAGGCGACGAGCTCGGGGAAGCGCACCGTCGGCTCCCAACCCAGCTCGCGTTTGGCCCGGCTGGCATCCCCGATCAAGTGATCCACTTCCGCCGGCCGGAACAGCGCAGGATCTACCCGCACAAAGTCTCTCCAATCGAGTCCCACTTCGGCAAAAGCCAGCCGTGCAAACTCTTCCACACTGTGCGCTTCGCCCGTTGCGATCACGTAGTCCGCCGGCCGTTCTCGTTGCAGCATCAGCCACATCGCGCGCACGTAGTCTTTGGCGTATCCCCAATCGCGCCGCGCTCGGAGGTTGCCCAGCCGCAGCTCCCGAGCCAAGCCTAACTTGATGCGGGCAACGGCGTCGGTAATCTTGCGCGAGACGAACTCTTTTCCGCGGCGGGGGGACTCGTGATTGAACAAAATCCCGCAGCAGGCAAACAAGCCATAACTCTCGCGGTAGTTGACCGTGATGTAATGGCCATAGGTCTTGGCAACGCCGTAAGGACTGCGCGGGTGAAACGGCGTCTGTTCGTTCTGCGGCACCTCGCGGGCGTTGCCGAACATCTCGCTCGACGATGCCTGATAAAACCGAATCGAAGGATCCACCAGCCGGATCGCTTCCAGCAAGCGTGCGACCCCGACCGCATTGAACTCGGCAGTGAGCATGGGCTGCTCCCAGGAAAGGGGCACGTACGATTGCGCCGCGAGATTGTACACCTCATGTGGCCGAGCGCGCTGGAGAATCGAAACCAGGGATTGCTGATCCAGAAGGTCAGCGTAAACGATCTCGATCTCCGAGAGCAAATGACGGATGCGATGCAAATTCTCGCTACTCGTGCGGCGTACCGCGCCGAACACCTGGTAGCCCTTTTCCAAGAGCAGCTCGGCCAGGTACGAACCATCTTGCCCGCTCACCCCAGTAATCAAAGCCCGGCGCTGACTCATCGTTGCTGGCGGCCGTAACGGTCCTCGAGGCGAATCACGTCATCGAGCTCCGGAGTCGAGGCTTCGAGCACCTCGCAGGTTTCCACCGCCACCAACCGGTGGCACATTCCCGGACGGATGCGCACGCTTTGCCCCGGAGCCAGCCGCATCCGCTTTCGTTCGCTGTGTTCGCTCTCGGCCCACTCCAAGTCGAGAATACCAGAAAGCAGATAAATCGTTTCGTCCTTTTCTCGGTGGAACTGGTAGCTCAAAGCCTCGCCGGCCTCGATGTGCAAAATTTTACCCACGTAGCGCTCGCACTCTGCCCACACGAACTCCCACCCCCAAGGCTTTGGAATTTTGCGTCCGACAAAAACTGGCGACGCCACTACCGGTTTCCCCAATAGAGCAAGAGGATGCAGACAAGCAGCCAGAGGAAAATATCCACGAGCAAGGGACGATCTCCAAGAAGGAGTTGGGTGGGATTTCCCCCTTCTTCCCGCTGGTGCACCAAATAGAGGTACCGGAAGATCCCGAACAACACGAAGGGAAGCGTGACGTACAACTTGTCCGTGCCGAGTTTTTCTCGTACCTCGGGAGAGGCCGTGTAAATCGCATATGCGACGACCGTGGAGGCCGTCACCACACTGATCATTTGATCCAGGAAGTACGGACTGTACTCGCGCAAGCTCGCCCGGTGTTGCGTGGCCCGCCCTTCGAGCAAAACCAACTCGTGGCGGCGCTTCGAGAACCCCAGAAACAACATCAACAAAAATGTGCACACAATCAACCAGGGAGACACCTCGACTCCAATCACGACACCGCCTGCCGCCGCACGAATGGCAAAGCCGGCGGCAATGGCCATTACGTCGAGAATCACAAGCTCCTTGAGCATAAGCGTGTACAGGAACTGCAAGATCAGGTAGGCGAGCACCAAAAGACCGAACCCGATTCCCAGCGCGAACGCCAACGCCATACCGCCCACCATGAGCACAACCGCCAAACCGTACGCCAAGGGGAGCGGAATGCGGCCCGCGGCCAAAGGGCGCAAGGCTTTCACGGGATGCTGCCGATCACGATCCACATCCCGAATATCGTTCATCACGTAGGCGCCGCTGGCGGTCAGGCAAAACGACACGAACCCCAACGTCACCCACAACAGGCTCCAAGGATCGAAGAGGTGCTTCGAAAAGATCAACGCTGCATAAACGACGGTGTTTTTCACCCACTGGTTCCAGCGCATGAGCTGGAGGCAGTCACGGAGCGTTGCCCGAATGGAAACGGCTAAAGACGAACCACGAGCGATTGCTTCGTTACCGTGCCCCTGTTGCTGCGGTGCTGGCCGAGCGAGCGCCACGAAGCTTGTACTGAGCACGGGGCTCTGCCGCTTGCAAGCGCGAAGCCACCCGATCCCCGCGCGACCCCCGCCACTGTGCGCGCCCCGGCTTGCGAGCTCCCAGGCACTCTCGCGAGCGGCCCGCGCGCAAGCCGGCAGCGTCATGCCGCAAACACCTTGCCGTTCCCTGCCCGCAGATGTGCCTGGCCAGTCGAACTTCAGCAACCGCTCCAACGCCTACGCTGGCGGAGCACGCTTCGCACGGGAAGCGAACTCTTGTGCCGCGGCAACCCCCACGGCGCCGCTCGCGCCACGGGCCCGGAACCTGCAGCTTGTCGCGCCGCTGCGCTCGCGCCATGATGGTGCCGCTGTGACACACACAACTGCAACTCGACTACGCATCGCACTATTAGGATGTGGCGGGGTAGGCGGCACACTGGCCGCCCACCTCCCGCGACGAGGGCAGGCGCAACTGCATGTTGTCACGCACAACCCAGCGATTGCGCAGCGGTTACGCTCCTTCGGCATCGAGCTGCGAGAGGAAAGGCGAATCGTGCAGGCTCATGTGGATGCGGTTGTCACCCTCGATGAGTTGGAGGGCGACTTCGACCTCGTTTTTCTCGCCATGCAGCCGCCGCAACTCGAAGAGGCGGTACGGGCAGCCCAGGCTCGGTTGAGGCCGGGGGGCGCGTTTGTCGTTTTCCAGAACGGGCTTTGTGAACAACGCGTGGCTGCCATTGTCGGACCCGAGCGCGTCATCGGAGCGATCGTCGCGTGGGGGGCCTCCATGCTGGAACCCGGTGTCTACGAACGAACTTCCAGAGGGGGTTTTACGGTCGGAAGCCTGACCGACACACCGCACCCTCTCCTGCCGGCAGTGTGTCGTTATTTGGAAAGTGTCGGACCGGTGCAGCGTACAAACAACCTCCTCGGAGCGCGTTGGAGCAAACTCGCCATCAACTGCGCCATTAGTTCTCTCGGCACCATCGGCGGCGAACGGCTCGGCGTTTTGCTGCGCTATCGCTTTGCGCGGCGGCTTGGCTTGGAGGTCATCACCGAAGCGGTCGAAGTGGCTCGTGCACTCGGAGTGCGCTTGGAGAAAGTCGCCGGGACCGTGGATCTGGAATGGGTGGCCCTATCCCCAGGGGAGCGCTTTGCTGCAGGATCGCCGACACTGTTTGCAAAGCACGCCCTGCTGCTGGCCGTCGGGGCTCGTTTTCGGCGGTTGCGGTCTTCGATGCTGGCAGCCATCGAGCGGGGACGCGAGCCGGCTGTGGATTTTTTGAACGGCGAAGTCGTGCGACATGGGGAGTCTCTCGGCCTTCCTACTCCCTTGAACCGCTACGTCGTACGCACCGTTTGGCGGATTGCGCGCGGCGAACTTCGCCCGTCTCTCCGCACACTGCATCGCGCTTACTCGGAAACCATGCACCTGAGGCAGCGCGCCCCGGAAGTTCCGCCACCAAGTCCGCTCGCTTAAGCAAAGAGAATTTTCGCCAGCTCCGAACGATAGTGTTCTACGAGTTCGTTGCCGCTCCCGAGCACATGGAAAATGTCCACCATCGCCTTGCGCGCTGCTTGGTCGCGAAAGTTTCGATCCCGGCGCACGACTTCCAGTAATTGCTCGAGCGCCTCCTCGTAACGACCCTGGGCGGCCAGTAGTTGACCGAGTTGCAGCCGCGCTTCCAAGTCACCCGGGTTTTGGGCCAAACGCTCGCGCAGCGATGCTTCGTCGCCCTGCGTCCCCTCGCGCAAGCGGAGTTCTGCGAGTAAGCGATCCGCCTCGCTGCGATACGCACCGGGCTCCACCCCCTCCAGAATCTCCCGCGCGCGATCCTTTTCGCCTTGCTGCAACAACACGCGCGCCAAGCCCACTTGTGCGGCTGCACAGCGCGGATCTTGCTCCAATGCTTGGCGAAACAACTTTTCCGCCTCGCCCACTTTGCCCGCAGCCAATCGGGCCAGCCCTTGCGCTGCCAACCGCTCGGCGTCGCTCGGCAACAAGCGCGCCAAGAACTCCCGCACGGCGGCTTCCGGGAGCGCCCCGACAAACTGTGAGACAAGCTGGCCATCCCGCACAGCCACGACCATCGGGATGCTTTGCACGCGAAACGCTTGCGCCAAGAGAGGGTTCAAATCCACGTTGACCTTCGCGAGCACAAACTGCCCCCGATGCTCGGCCGCTAGCCGCTCCAACAACGGGCCGAGTGTACGGCACGGCCCGCACCATGGTGCCCAAAAATCCACCACCACGGGTACGGATCGCGAACGCTCGATCACCTCCTTCTCGAACGACGCCTCGTCCACTTCGATCACATAGGGGTTCATGGTGGTCCACCCTACTGAGCCCGTGAGGGGCACGCAACTAGACGAACCCTGCGGAGAGTGCTTCCTGCCGGAGGGATGCCACGGCAAAGTGCCACACGCGCTTGGAGAGAAGGCTTGGCTCTTGCCCTGCTGGGCACGGCCCTGTGGGGTATGGCCCCCACAGCGACGAAAAGCGCACTGGCAGCTTTGGACTCCGATACGCTGGCCTTTCTGCGGCTGGCCGTCGCCGCCACTGTTTTTCGCACTTTGGCACGCGCACCGATCCGTGCGGCGCTGTACCAGCGCTGGACGTGGATCGCCGGGATCGCGCTCGGCGGGGACTTTTTGTTGTACACCCGCGGGATCGCGCAGACGACGGCGAGCGCCGCGGGCGTGCTGGTCTGCGTGGAGCCGGTGGTCACGATTCTACTGGCCATCTGGCTTTTGGGGGAACGGTGGAATGTTTACCGGGTAACGGGATCCGTACTCACTCTAGCTGGAGCGTTGTTGGTCGGATCGCAAAGCGTGGCACGCAACGACGGCGCAGCTCCGACACTCGCGGGCAATGCTATGGTCGTTGCCGCTGCCTGTCTGTGGAGCGTGTATGCAGTGGCGCAGCGAAAAGCGCTGACCGATCAAGACTGGGCCTCGCGTTTGTGTGCGATTTTCTGTGTGGCCTCTCTCACCTGTTTGCCTCTTGCCCTTGTGGAGCCGCACATCCACTGGCAGGCGCCAAAACAGGCTTGGATGCTGCTCGCGGTGCTCGTGCTCCTGTGCACCTCCGGCGTCTACATCGTCTATGCCCGCGCCCAGCAATTGTTGGACGTAAGCGTACTGTCTCTTCTGCTCGCCGGCATTCCGGTTTTGAGCCTCCTGTTCGCCCACATTGTTTTGCAAGAACCGCTCTCCAAGCAGTTGGCCGCAGCGGCAGCATTGGTTGTCGCCGGTGCCGTTGCATTGGCACGCGAGCCAGCGCAAGAGCCTTTGCGACGATCCGTAGCGTCGCTCACGCAAACACCCTGAAAGATCTGCGTTGAAGCACGGATGCCTACTTCGATACAGTCGGCCATCGAGGTAGCGCGAGAGTGGATTGGTTTTGGGCAACTTGGGCACTGTACCGGCGGGTCTTCACCCGCGCGGCAATTCTAGCCCTCAAAAACTGGCCCGTGTTGCTCACCGCTTTCGTGTACAGTGGCCTCACCACCGTGGCCGCTTGGCTTGCCGTGTGGCTGGGGATGTTCGGGGGAATCCTAATCAGTCTGGTGTTTGCAGCTTGCGTCAGCTCGTTCCTCCACTTGGTGGAGGTGATGATTCACAGCGGCAAGGTGAACCTCGTGGATTTTCGTCGTAGCTTCGGGATGTATCTGTGGGACGTGGTCGGAGTCTCGTTCCTTTCGTGGATCTACTTCACATTCGTCGTCCCGATCGTAGCTAGCCTGCCCCAAGGTCCGGCCCTGGTAATGTGTTTGAACATCGCGATGTTCGTATTTTTCAACGCCGTGCCCGAATTGATCTACCTCGGGCAGATGCACCTCTTGGACCTCTTCGTGCAAAGCTACCGGTTCATCAGTACGAACTGGGTCGAGTGGCTACCGGCCAACGTCGCTGGTGCGGCGCTGTTTGTCGTGCTGTGGAATCTACCGTTTCCCCCTCCACTGAGCTGGATCCCTCTTCTTGTGAGCCCCCTGCTCGCTTACTTTTTCATGGTGATGCGAGGACTGCTGTTCATCGAGCTCCAGAGTAGCAGCCAACGAGGGCGCATTTTCCGCTATCGCGCCGGCTACCGGTGAGCTGGGGCAGGCCGGGAGGGAGAGCCTGCCCCAGGGGTCGGGTACGGCCCGCCTAAGCGAGCCGCGGTTTCACCGGTGAGGCGGGGAGGGAAGGAGCCTCGTCGCAGGAACGGCCACCACACGCCAGCAAGTGGCGGAATGCCCAGGTCGCGAAGGGCACCAGCACGGCCACGACCGCAGTCGCGACAACGGCCGAGAACAGCGCGCTTTCTTCATAGTGCCACGTCGGAGGTAAAACGCGTGCGATTTCGTATGCAATCATGAAACTGATCTCC
This window harbors:
- the gmd gene encoding GDP-mannose 4,6-dehydratase encodes the protein MSQRRALITGVSGQDGSYLAELLLEKGYQVFGAVRRTSSENLHRIRHLLSEIEIVYADLLDQQSLVSILQRARPHEVYNLAAQSYVPLSWEQPMLTAEFNAVGVARLLEAIRLVDPSIRFYQASSSEMFGNAREVPQNEQTPFHPRSPYGVAKTYGHYITVNYRESYGLFACCGILFNHESPRRGKEFVSRKITDAVARIKLGLARELRLGNLRARRDWGYAKDYVRAMWLMLQRERPADYVIATGEAHSVEEFARLAFAEVGLDWRDFVRVDPALFRPAEVDHLIGDASRAKRELGWEPTVRFPELVALMVRADLDAVAAELAEPERSGSQV
- a CDS encoding decaprenyl-phosphate phosphoribosyltransferase, which codes for MTLPACARAARESAWELASRGAHSGGGRAGIGWLRACKRQSPVLSTSFVALARPAPQQQGHGNEAIARGSSLAVSIRATLRDCLQLMRWNQWVKNTVVYAALIFSKHLFDPWSLLWVTLGFVSFCLTASGAYVMNDIRDVDRDRQHPVKALRPLAAGRIPLPLAYGLAVVLMVGGMALAFALGIGFGLLVLAYLILQFLYTLMLKELVILDVMAIAAGFAIRAAAGGVVIGVEVSPWLIVCTFLLMLFLGFSKRRHELVLLEGRATQHRASLREYSPYFLDQMISVVTASTVVAYAIYTASPEVREKLGTDKLYVTLPFVLFGIFRYLYLVHQREEGGNPTQLLLGDRPLLVDIFLWLLVCILLLYWGNR
- a CDS encoding 2-dehydropantoate 2-reductase; this encodes MQAHVDAVVTLDELEGDFDLVFLAMQPPQLEEAVRAAQARLRPGGAFVVFQNGLCEQRVAAIVGPERVIGAIVAWGASMLEPGVYERTSRGGFTVGSLTDTPHPLLPAVCRYLESVGPVQRTNNLLGARWSKLAINCAISSLGTIGGERLGVLLRYRFARRLGLEVITEAVEVARALGVRLEKVAGTVDLEWVALSPGERFAAGSPTLFAKHALLLAVGARFRRLRSSMLAAIERGREPAVDFLNGEVVRHGESLGLPTPLNRYVVRTVWRIARGELRPSLRTLHRAYSETMHLRQRAPEVPPPSPLA
- a CDS encoding co-chaperone YbbN is translated as MNPYVIEVDEASFEKEVIERSRSVPVVVDFWAPWCGPCRTLGPLLERLAAEHRGQFVLAKVNVDLNPLLAQAFRVQSIPMVVAVRDGQLVSQFVGALPEAAVREFLARLLPSDAERLAAQGLARLAAGKVGEAEKLFRQALEQDPRCAAAQVGLARVLLQQGEKDRAREILEGVEPGAYRSEADRLLAELRLREGTQGDEASLRERLAQNPGDLEARLQLGQLLAAQGRYEEALEQLLEVVRRDRNFRDQAARKAMVDIFHVLGSGNELVEHYRSELAKILFA